The Desulfobulbaceae bacterium genomic interval GATGATCGGCATTATCATCTTGGGCAGGATTCCCGTATAAAAAAGGATGAGTAAGAAAATAAAACCGTAGGGCTCTATCCGTGCGTAGCTCCTGGCAATATCTGGAGGCAATAGCCCCGAGAGAATTTTGCTTCCGTCAAGGGGTGGGATGGGCACCAGATTAAACACTGCCAGCACGATATTAATCCATACACTGGCCGAAACCATTTGCAACACCGGCAACAACACAACGGCAGGCACAAGGTGCAAAAAAAGCGTCAGCACTTTCAGCAACAAGGCACTGGCGACTGCGGCAACCAGATTTGCCCCAGGTCCGGCGAGTGACACCCACAACAAATCATGCCGTGGATTTTTGAAGTAGGCCGCATTCACAGGGATCGGCTTGGCCCAGCCAATCTTCAAGATAATGAAGCAAAGCACGCCAAGTGGGTCAATATGCTTCAAGGGATTTAAAGTAAGTCTTCCCTGATTAAAGGCGGTGGGATCGCCGTACTGATAAGCCACATAGCCATGGGCATATTCATGAATTGTCAGGGCGAAAAGCAGGGGCGGGGCAAGTATAATAATCTGTTGGATGATAGTCATTGTCTGTATTTTTCAAATTAGCGCTCTGCGAGCGGATAGTATTTTCTCACAAAGTCCACCTCTTCCTGGCGGCTGCCCACGATACCGTCAAGTTTGGCCTCCAGGAGATGATTTAGAATTTTAGCGTATTTCGGCCCCTGCTTATAGCCCATTTCCCGCAGGTCATGACCATGCAGAAAGGTTTTCTCATCCCGTAAATTGGTGACATAGAGAGAGACCGCTTTCTTCCCTGATTTTTCTTCCATAACTGCCATCAAAAAAAGCAGGGCTTCAGTGCTCAAACCTTTTAACAGCCAATACACCTCACTTATCTTCAAGGGTGGCCCCTTAGCAGTAATTTTGGCTGGGTCAGGCGTTTTAAAGGCCGTGGCGGTACTTTTCCCGGAATCTCCAGGCTCAATATCAAGAAATCGTTTCAGCAGGACTTTTTCAATTTTACTGACCGCAACCTTATTTTTTACCAAGCTCACCTTATACCGTTCCGGCACACTGAATTTTTCAAAGAAAGCCACCACCTTT includes:
- a CDS encoding site-2 protease family protein; amino-acid sequence: MTIIQQIIILAPPLLFALTIHEYAHGYVAYQYGDPTAFNQGRLTLNPLKHIDPLGVLCFIILKIGWAKPIPVNAAYFKNPRHDLLWVSLAGPGANLVAAVASALLLKVLTLFLHLVPAVVLLPVLQMVSASVWINIVLAVFNLVPIPPLDGSKILSGLLPPDIARSYARIEPYGFIFLLILFYTGILPKMIMPIIAFAQNLMV